From Vreelandella neptunia, the proteins below share one genomic window:
- the ribE gene encoding 6,7-dimethyl-8-ribityllumazine synthase, whose translation MHSLTQVEGTFVDVDGHYVIVVGRFNHHVVDSLVEGAVDSLTRHGVDAEHIHIVHVPGAWELPLAVKRVLKVMKPDAVIALGAVIRGGTPHFEYVAGGCNTAINHLQLEFDTPVANGVLTVETIEQAIERAGTKAGNKGTEAAMAAMEMVSLLRALPSGDTQ comes from the coding sequence ATGCACTCCCTCACTCAAGTTGAAGGTACCTTTGTTGACGTTGATGGCCACTATGTCATCGTGGTCGGCCGTTTTAACCATCACGTGGTGGATAGTCTTGTGGAAGGCGCCGTCGACAGTTTGACCCGCCATGGCGTAGACGCAGAACATATTCATATCGTTCACGTGCCGGGCGCCTGGGAACTCCCACTGGCGGTGAAGCGTGTACTAAAGGTGATGAAGCCCGATGCAGTGATTGCCCTGGGTGCGGTCATTCGCGGTGGCACACCGCATTTTGAATACGTGGCGGGCGGCTGCAATACGGCGATTAATCACCTGCAGCTTGAGTTTGATACGCCGGTGGCTAACGGCGTGTTAACCGTTGAAACCATCGAACAGGCGATTGAGCGCGCGGGTACCAAAGCCGGAAATAAGGGCACCGAAGCTGCCATGGCCGCCATGGAAATGGTTTCTCTGCTCCGCGCGCTGCCGTCAGGAGATACCCAATGA
- the ribBA gene encoding bifunctional 3,4-dihydroxy-2-butanone-4-phosphate synthase/GTP cyclohydrolase II encodes MAHPSSRGLAPIAELVDDIRQGKMVILMDDEDRENEGDIIMAAEKVQAEHINFMARFARGLICMPMTRARCEQLNLPLMVRDNGSGFGTKFTLSIEATEGVTTGISAADRARTVQAAVAPHAKPSDIVQPGHIFPLMAEPGGVLRRAGHTEAACDLAALAGCDPSGVICEIMNDDGSMARRPELEAFAQEHGIKVGTIADLIHYRIVNEQTIDHLEASTVMTSHGELALHVFRDRIQGAHHLALVNGQPTPEQATTVRVHLADTLRDVMGLMKGEQCRWDAHRALEEIAGAAPGVFVLIDDGRPHQDLKDQLDIFLDRVRQPRTSDSDGAGNYLTIGTGSQILRYLGVGKMRLLSSPWKFSALSGFDLEVVERLGPNDTAYEPISQQDESAGLN; translated from the coding sequence ATGGCGCACCCCTCCTCTAGAGGCTTAGCCCCTATCGCCGAGCTGGTGGACGATATCCGCCAGGGCAAAATGGTGATTCTCATGGACGATGAGGATCGCGAAAATGAAGGTGATATCATCATGGCTGCCGAAAAAGTGCAGGCTGAGCATATCAACTTTATGGCTCGTTTCGCCCGCGGCTTGATCTGTATGCCGATGACGCGCGCCCGTTGCGAGCAGCTTAATCTGCCGCTAATGGTGCGCGATAACGGTTCCGGTTTTGGCACTAAATTTACCCTCTCCATTGAGGCAACCGAAGGTGTCACTACCGGCATTTCTGCAGCGGATCGAGCGCGCACAGTGCAAGCTGCCGTAGCACCTCATGCAAAACCCTCCGATATCGTTCAGCCAGGCCATATCTTTCCGTTGATGGCAGAGCCGGGTGGCGTGCTGCGTCGTGCCGGGCACACTGAGGCGGCGTGTGATTTGGCAGCACTGGCAGGCTGTGACCCTAGCGGTGTAATCTGCGAGATCATGAATGATGATGGCAGCATGGCGCGACGCCCGGAGCTAGAGGCGTTCGCCCAAGAGCACGGCATTAAAGTCGGCACCATCGCGGATCTGATTCATTACCGTATCGTCAATGAGCAGACCATCGATCATCTGGAAGCGTCAACGGTAATGACTTCCCATGGCGAGCTTGCGCTGCACGTGTTCCGCGACCGTATCCAGGGCGCCCATCATTTGGCGCTGGTCAATGGTCAACCCACGCCGGAACAGGCCACCACGGTGCGTGTGCATCTTGCCGATACGCTGCGTGACGTAATGGGCTTAATGAAAGGCGAGCAGTGCCGCTGGGATGCCCACCGCGCGTTGGAAGAGATTGCCGGTGCCGCGCCAGGCGTGTTTGTGTTGATTGACGATGGTCGCCCGCACCAGGATTTGAAAGACCAGCTGGATATCTTTTTGGATCGCGTGCGCCAGCCGCGTACCAGTGATTCCGACGGTGCCGGTAACTACCTAACCATCGGCACCGGTTCCCAGATTCTGCGCTATTTAGGCGTAGGTAAAATGCGATTACTTAGTTCACCGTGGAAGTTTTCGGCGCTGTCCGGCTTTGATCTTGAAGTCGTAGAGCGTTTGGGCCCAAATGACACGGCGTATGAGCCAATTTCTCAGCAGGACGAATCAGCAGGATTAAATTGA